One Granulicella sp. 5B5 DNA window includes the following coding sequences:
- the dcp gene encoding peptidyl-dipeptidase Dcp: MLGRMMRMAEAGVVLGAVMVSGAMAQAQSFGPSNPFYAKSTLPFQAPPFDKITDADYQPAIEAGITKQRKEMEAIANDPAAPTFENTVEAMEKTGQLLTRVTLVFDGITQANTDPTLQKVQEIVTPERTALQDAIMLNTKLFKRVETLYAKRATLGLDAEQMRLLEVDYQQFVKAGAKLSEADKAKLKKLNEEESVLSNAFTNKLLAATKAAAFATADKAALAGLSDAQVSAAAEAAKGRGQEGYVIPLQNTTQQPDLTFMSNRAARKALFEDSWTRTERGGDNDTRSTVARLAQVRAEKAKLLGYPSYAAWALQDQMAKTPEAALKFMDALVGPSTAKAGSEQAEIQRVIDTQHGGFTVQPWDWNFYSEQVRKAKYDLDESAVKPYFELHRVLQDGVFYAAHELYGLTFKERKDIPVYQPDVMVYEVFDADGKPLALFYFDYFKRDNKDGGAWMSNFVGQSKLLGTLPVIYNVANFQKPVTGEPALISFDDVITMFHEFGHGLHGTFADTVYPSLSGTNTPRDFVEFPSQFNEHWALYPKIFKNYAKNYKTGAPMPEELVAKIKKAATFDEGYKVTEALAAAGLDMQWHLLPADAPLQDVDKFEAAALERTKMNLAAVPPRYRSSYFLHIWANGYAAGYYAYDWTQMLDDAAYQWFEDHGGLTRENGDRFRRMVLSRGNTEDLDTLYERWLGGKPSVAPMLKDLGLTQ, translated from the coding sequence ATGTTGGGAAGGATGATGCGGATGGCCGAGGCGGGCGTGGTGCTGGGTGCGGTGATGGTGAGTGGCGCGATGGCGCAGGCGCAGAGTTTTGGGCCCTCGAACCCGTTTTATGCGAAGAGCACGCTGCCGTTTCAGGCTCCGCCGTTCGACAAGATTACGGATGCGGATTATCAGCCTGCGATTGAGGCGGGGATCACGAAGCAGCGCAAGGAGATGGAGGCGATTGCGAATGATCCGGCGGCGCCTACGTTTGAGAACACCGTTGAGGCGATGGAGAAGACAGGGCAACTACTGACACGCGTGACGCTGGTGTTCGATGGGATTACGCAGGCGAATACGGACCCGACTCTGCAGAAGGTGCAGGAGATTGTGACGCCGGAGCGCACGGCGCTGCAGGACGCGATCATGCTGAACACGAAGCTGTTCAAGCGGGTGGAGACGCTGTATGCGAAGCGCGCGACGTTGGGTTTGGATGCGGAGCAGATGCGGTTGCTGGAGGTGGACTACCAGCAGTTTGTGAAGGCTGGGGCGAAGCTGTCGGAGGCGGACAAGGCGAAGCTGAAGAAGCTGAACGAGGAAGAGTCGGTGCTTTCGAATGCGTTTACGAACAAGCTGTTGGCGGCGACGAAGGCCGCTGCGTTTGCGACGGCAGACAAAGCAGCGCTGGCGGGGCTGAGCGATGCCCAGGTGAGCGCAGCGGCCGAGGCGGCGAAGGGGCGTGGGCAGGAGGGGTATGTGATTCCGCTGCAGAACACAACGCAGCAGCCGGACCTGACGTTTATGAGCAATCGCGCGGCGCGGAAGGCGCTGTTTGAGGACTCGTGGACGCGGACGGAGCGCGGGGGTGACAACGATACGCGGTCGACAGTGGCGCGGCTGGCGCAGGTGAGGGCTGAGAAGGCGAAGCTGCTGGGGTATCCGAGCTATGCGGCGTGGGCGCTGCAAGACCAGATGGCGAAGACTCCGGAGGCGGCGCTGAAGTTTATGGATGCGCTGGTGGGGCCGTCGACGGCGAAGGCCGGGAGCGAGCAGGCGGAGATACAGAGAGTGATCGATACGCAGCATGGTGGCTTTACTGTGCAGCCGTGGGACTGGAACTTCTACTCGGAACAGGTGCGGAAGGCGAAGTACGATTTGGATGAGAGCGCGGTGAAGCCTTATTTTGAGCTGCATCGCGTGCTGCAGGATGGTGTGTTTTATGCAGCGCATGAGCTGTATGGGTTGACGTTCAAGGAGCGCAAGGACATCCCGGTGTATCAGCCAGATGTGATGGTGTATGAGGTATTCGACGCGGATGGCAAGCCGCTGGCGCTGTTCTACTTCGACTACTTCAAGCGCGATAACAAGGATGGTGGCGCGTGGATGAGCAACTTTGTGGGGCAGTCGAAGTTGCTGGGGACGCTGCCGGTGATCTACAACGTGGCGAACTTTCAGAAGCCTGTGACGGGGGAGCCTGCGCTGATCAGCTTCGATGATGTGATAACGATGTTCCATGAGTTTGGGCATGGGTTGCATGGGACGTTTGCGGACACGGTGTATCCGAGCCTGTCAGGGACAAACACGCCACGCGACTTTGTGGAGTTTCCGTCGCAGTTCAATGAGCACTGGGCGCTGTATCCGAAGATCTTCAAGAACTATGCGAAGAACTACAAGACCGGAGCGCCGATGCCAGAGGAACTAGTGGCGAAGATCAAGAAGGCTGCGACGTTCGATGAAGGGTACAAGGTGACCGAAGCGCTGGCGGCCGCGGGGCTGGATATGCAGTGGCATCTGCTGCCGGCGGATGCTCCCCTACAGGATGTTGATAAGTTCGAAGCTGCTGCGCTGGAGCGTACGAAGATGAACCTGGCGGCTGTGCCACCACGGTACCGGTCGAGCTACTTTCTACACATCTGGGCGAATGGGTACGCGGCGGGATATTACGCGTATGACTGGACGCAGATGCTGGACGATGCGGCGTACCAATGGTTCGAGGACCACGGCGGGTTGACGCGCGAGAACGGAGACCGCTTCCGCAGGATGGTGCTGTCGCGTGGTAACACTGAGGACCTGGACACCCTGTACGAACGGTGGCTGGGCGGAAAGCCGAGCGTGGCACCGATGCTGAAGGACCTGGGGTTGACACAATGA
- a CDS encoding TIM barrel protein, whose product MRPGIATHVFLQQRLTPALLDTLVRGGASAIEVFAARHHFDYTDRAATQELANWFRSSNVAAALHMPLFADETHWTRHTAPTLNLISTNKSTRIESMDEVKRALESAEQVPFTTCTLHLGLKDDQWDTRALDDSLTAIEHLKAFAGPLGIKLLLENLTNDVATPAHLIEIANIGHFNTIGFAFDLGHAHLGQSVPETRDKPATSALELAFAAFAPVAARVATLDIHDNNGVRDEHIWPHLQSVSGSIDWTFVRRALATLPPDTIANLELAHEFGEDPADVAKQSAAAFQHLGL is encoded by the coding sequence ATGCGTCCCGGCATAGCAACTCACGTCTTCCTCCAGCAGCGTCTCACCCCCGCTCTGCTCGACACGCTCGTCCGCGGCGGTGCCTCTGCCATCGAGGTCTTCGCCGCGCGCCACCACTTCGACTACACCGACCGCGCCGCTACCCAGGAGCTCGCCAACTGGTTCCGCTCCAGCAACGTCGCCGCCGCGCTCCACATGCCCCTCTTCGCCGACGAGACCCACTGGACCCGCCACACCGCGCCAACCCTCAACCTCATCAGCACCAACAAGTCCACCCGCATCGAGTCCATGGACGAGGTCAAGCGAGCCCTCGAGTCCGCCGAGCAGGTTCCCTTCACCACCTGTACCCTCCACCTCGGCCTCAAGGACGACCAGTGGGACACCCGGGCTCTCGATGACTCCCTCACCGCCATCGAGCACCTCAAGGCCTTCGCCGGCCCACTCGGCATCAAGCTCCTGCTCGAAAACCTCACCAACGACGTCGCCACGCCCGCGCACCTCATAGAGATAGCCAACATCGGCCACTTCAATACCATCGGCTTCGCCTTCGACCTCGGCCACGCCCACCTCGGCCAGTCAGTACCAGAAACCCGCGACAAGCCTGCGACTTCCGCCCTCGAACTGGCCTTCGCGGCCTTCGCCCCGGTCGCAGCCAGGGTAGCCACCCTCGACATCCACGACAACAACGGCGTCCGCGACGAACACATCTGGCCGCACCTTCAGTCCGTTAGCGGCTCCATCGACTGGACCTTCGTCCGGCGCGCTCTCGCAACCCTGCCGCCCGACACCATCGCCAACCTCGAGCTGGCCCACGAATTCGGCGAAGACCCTGCGGACGTCGCTAAGCAGTCCGCTGCCGCCTTCCAGCACCTCGGCTTGTAG
- a CDS encoding TIGR03435 family protein, with protein MFRHLLRGVVVWTMVVGSCSLSAQVTAFEAATVRACPPSADPATGSWGPPGHDRFVANHVTLERLVMIAYGVDASQVANEPGWFSANLYDVNAKAQDGAKLTGDEIKTCLQGLLHERFHLEAHAEMRKQRGYALVVAKGGPKLTPTKGEHWPGFRIDVEGGNMKGSNWTMPYLARMLTKPAGFPVVDQTGISGSYDVSFVFAADPDADASLPSLTVAIHKALGLELKPGRVPVQTIVIDSVDKMPVEN; from the coding sequence TTGTTCAGGCATCTTCTGCGCGGTGTTGTGGTGTGGACGATGGTTGTTGGAAGCTGCTCGCTTTCGGCGCAGGTTACGGCGTTTGAGGCGGCGACTGTTCGGGCTTGTCCGCCGAGTGCCGACCCTGCTACGGGTTCATGGGGTCCTCCAGGGCATGACCGGTTTGTGGCGAACCACGTGACGCTGGAGCGGCTGGTGATGATCGCCTATGGTGTGGATGCGAGCCAGGTTGCGAATGAGCCTGGCTGGTTTAGTGCGAACCTCTACGACGTAAATGCCAAGGCGCAGGACGGAGCAAAGCTTACCGGCGATGAGATCAAGACGTGTCTACAGGGGTTGCTGCACGAGCGCTTTCATCTGGAGGCGCATGCAGAGATGCGTAAGCAGCGCGGTTATGCGCTGGTGGTCGCCAAAGGTGGTCCAAAGCTGACGCCGACGAAAGGCGAGCATTGGCCGGGGTTTCGGATCGATGTCGAGGGCGGCAATATGAAGGGTTCGAACTGGACGATGCCGTATCTGGCGCGGATGTTGACCAAGCCAGCGGGTTTTCCGGTAGTCGATCAGACCGGGATTTCGGGAAGCTACGATGTGAGCTTTGTGTTTGCAGCTGATCCAGATGCAGACGCTTCGTTGCCATCGCTTACGGTGGCGATACACAAAGCACTTGGGCTGGAGCTTAAGCCGGGGCGTGTTCCGGTGCAGACGATCGTGATCGATTCGGTGGACAAGATGCCGGTTGAGAACTGA
- a CDS encoding SGNH/GDSL hydrolase family protein, whose amino-acid sequence MRLVLSAVLVLAVQSGAMVGQRSAVSQTAGPETAEVRKIASLQAKVDDFAGLARYRAADAELAPMEKGRVVFYGDSITDAWVRNGGKFFPGKPYVNRGISGQTTPQMLIRMRQDVIDLHPDAVVILAGTNDIAGNTGPSTLGMIEDNLMSMTELAKANHIRVVLASVLPTADYPWHRGQNPAPKIRELNAWIAEYCMQKKMTYLDYYSAMADANGGMKPGISIDGVHPNAEGYAIMEPLAEKALGKK is encoded by the coding sequence ATGCGACTGGTTTTGAGTGCGGTGCTGGTGCTGGCGGTGCAGAGTGGTGCGATGGTGGGGCAGCGGAGCGCGGTATCGCAGACCGCAGGGCCGGAGACGGCGGAGGTGAGGAAGATCGCCTCGCTACAGGCGAAGGTGGATGACTTTGCGGGTCTGGCGCGGTATCGGGCGGCGGATGCGGAGCTGGCGCCGATGGAGAAGGGGCGTGTGGTGTTCTATGGGGACTCGATTACAGATGCGTGGGTGCGGAACGGCGGGAAGTTCTTTCCGGGCAAGCCGTATGTGAACCGCGGGATCAGCGGGCAGACGACGCCGCAGATGCTGATCCGGATGCGGCAGGATGTGATCGACCTGCACCCGGATGCGGTGGTGATCCTGGCGGGGACGAACGATATTGCGGGGAACACAGGGCCTTCTACGCTGGGGATGATCGAAGACAACCTGATGTCGATGACGGAGCTGGCGAAGGCGAACCATATCCGCGTGGTGCTGGCGTCGGTGCTGCCGACGGCGGACTATCCGTGGCATCGAGGGCAAAATCCGGCGCCGAAGATACGGGAGCTGAATGCGTGGATCGCGGAGTATTGCATGCAGAAGAAGATGACGTACCTGGATTACTACTCGGCGATGGCGGATGCGAACGGCGGGATGAAGCCGGGGATCAGCATTGATGGCGTGCATCCGAATGCGGAGGGGTACGCGATTATGGAGCCGCTGGCGGAGAAAGCGCTGGGGAAGAAGTAG